The Fibrobacter sp. UWT2 sequence TCGCCAATGTGTATGTTGCCGAGCAACTGGGCATGGGCGCCAAGCATCACGCCGTTGCCGATTTTCGGGTGACGGTCGCCGACTTCGTTGCCGGTACCGCCGAGGGTCACACCGTGCAAGAAACTGACGTTGTTGCCGACGACAGCGGTTTCACCGATGACGATGTTTGTGGCGTGGTCAATCAAAAGACCGTAACCGATTTTGGCGGCCGGATGAATGTCCATGCCAAACTTGCGGCTAATGATGCTCTGGAGCATCTTGGCGGGGAAGGAACGACCTTCTTGCCAAAGGGCATGGGCGGCGCGATAAGCCTGCAGACCCTGGAAACCCTTGAAGAACAGAAGCGGTTCCAGAAAACTCGTGCAAGCCGGGTCGCGGAGGACTGTAGCGTACAAGTCCTTGCCAGCGCATGTGACCAGTTCCGGATACTTGAGGTAAAGAATGCCGAAAACCTTTTCAAGTTCGGCGCGGTCAATCACCTCGCCTGCAAGCTGACATGAAAGAGTGACCGAAAGCATCGCGGCAAAGTTCTTGCTGTTAAGAATTTGCTCCGTAATCATCAGCACCGAAAGCGGTTCGTCGTGAACCAGTTTTTCGGCTTCGCAGCGAATTTTGTGTTCTATCTCTTCGACGTTCATTTCTTTGCCTTGTCCTTCGAGTCTTCTTCTTCGTCATCCAAAGTGGGAATCACCTTGTTTTCGCGGCACAGGTTTTCTTCGCGGATTTTGAAGGTGAAGTCAACGAGGTTGTTTTCAAACATTTTCTGGTAGGGCTTTTTCTTCTGCACGCTTTCGAGCGCGCAGGTGCAGTAGTTGATGCGCTGTATCAAAGACTTTTCGCTGCCGGGAGTTCCCTTGCCAAAAACGCATTCGTGCATAATGGCGTATTCCATGGCGCGATCGTAGCGGTACTTGCACTTGTTTGGCATGTCGGGCTGGGCCGCCACGCGTTCGATAATGCCTTCGTTCGGAATGCTGGTGAACACACTACAAGTAATGAAACCTGCAATAAAGAATAGCAAGCATACGCCCAGGTTAATCAGGAATCGTTTGCCGCGGCCGAGCTTGTTGTAGCTGCGTTCTACAGCTTCGAAAGCTTGGGTGGCATGGAGTCGGACGTCATCTAAATCGTTGTTTTCCATTTAGTTGGTCTCCTGTAGTGTCCATATATCCGGTAGGAATCGGTAATTGTTTGCGTAGTCGAGCCCGTAACCTACCACGAATTCGTTTGCTATTTCAAAACCTACAAAATCTGCCGTGATGTCTACTTCGCGACGCTCCTGTTTGTTCAGTAAAACGCAGGTACGAACGTCTTGGACGCCCGCTTCCCGGAGCATTTCGCAAAGTCCGAGCAGTGTGGAACCTGTGTCGGCGATGTCATCGACCATCAGGATTTTTTTGCCCTGAAGGTTGATTCTTTCAAGACCCTGCACCTGGAGCTTGCCGCTCGATTCCATGGATTCGCCGTAGCTAGAGGCTTTGATGAAGGCGATTCTCTTTTGAGTCGCATTTATGCCTTGAACCTTGGCGAGTTCGCGAGTCAAGTCGGCGGTAAACATGTAGGCGCCGGTGAGTGCCGAAATCAGGATGTCGTAATCGTAAGCCGCAGCGATTTCACGGGCAAGCGTTGCCACCCGTTCATGAATCTCGGTTGCGTCAATCAGCGGTTTTTCGGACATCCTGTACATGCTTTACTCCTCAAGGAATTACGTTTCAAAGTTCAGCCAGCTGAACATGGGCTTGAGTGCCGCAATCTTGCTGGTCGGGTATTTCACGTATTCCTGGTATGCGGGGAACACCTTGTTTTCGAGGCTCGTCTTGTCGATGCCGAGGCCAAGCCAGTCGGCCACGGTAATGAGGCCCGTAATGTGCTTGACTGCAGCCGGGTCGAAACTTTCGAACACGGAATCAATCAGCTTTACGAGCTTGGCATGGAACATGCGACCTGTACCGCCGAACGAGAAGTGGGTATGCAATGCCTTTGCTTCTTCGATCAGGTCCTTGATTTCGTCGAAGACCTTTTGGTCGTCAGATTCCATGTAGGCGAGCGCCAGATGGTGAATCTTGGAGTTGATTTCGAGCGAAAGAATCTTGCGCATGGTGTCCGGCAGGGTATGGTCGAGGTCGGCCAGACTGTCGATTGAAAGGCCATGCGAAAGGGCGAAGTTTGAGAACGATTCCGTAATTTCGTTCAGGTACTTCTTAGTCGAAATCTGGTTGATGCGCTTGATGGAGTCGCTCATAAGGTTACGCATACGCACCACGTAGGCGGTGGGGTAGGTATCCTGCAGTTCCTGGGTACTCATGTTCGGGTTTTCGACGAACTTGAGACCGTTCTGTTCGTTTTCGCCATCGGCAACCACCAGGTTGATTCGGCCGAGCATGTCGGTAATGGCAAGCACCGTCGAAATGCGGCGCTCGTTGATGTACTTGTCGTAATACTCGGTGCGTACAAGCGTCTGACGTCTGCGAGAAGCAATCTTCGTGGCAACAATCTTCTTGTTCTTTTCCGAATCGTCTTCCAGGTTCAAGTGGAACATGGCGGCTTGTTCGGCCATTTCCTTCACGACCACCGGAACCTTTTCTTCGGCGTAGTTCGTAAACACTTCGGCGCCGTTCCACTTGTGTTCGTTACTCGTGGCACGGGCGAGAATGCTAATGACTTCGTTCTTGATATGGTGACCGTACGGCAGGAATGGTTCCAGAAGCTCCATGGCACGCAGTGCGTAACGCATGTTCTGCACCGGTTCCAGACCTTCGATGTCGTTGAAGAACCAGCCGCAGCTCGTAAAGCTGAACAGGCAGAACTTCTGGATTTCAAGCAGGCGGATAGCTTTCGCGCACATGTCCGGATCGTTCGGATCCTTGACGGTCTTGGCGAGGAACGCCTTGATGCGGGATTCGTCTTCGGGAGCGACCAGGACTTCCACAAAGTTGTTGCGGGCTTCCCACGGATCCACATCCGAAATCTTTTCGAATTCGCGGTAGAAGATGTCGTCGGCGAGCTTTTTCAGGTGGTTGAATGCGTCGCGCAGAGGACCGCGCCATTTCTGGTTCCAGCCCGGGCCGCCGCCTGTCGAGCATCCGCAATCGCGGTACCAGCGGCCAACACCGTGGGCGCAGCTCCAGGCGCAACCTTCACTGTAGAAATTCTTGAGCAATACTTCGTGCTGCGGCGGGAATTCTTCGAGGAACCAGCCGTAGTTTACCGGCACCATGTTATGGTCGGGAGCGTAGTGGTTGTAGAGCCAGGCGGCGCACATGTCGCCAAACGGTTCATGGTGACCGTAGCTTTCGCCATCGGTACCGATGCTTACCAGCTGCGGGTCGGTGCGCTTTTCGTCCCAGGCATCCCTGATGCGGTTGCCGAAGGTGCCTGCATCGCGCAGCAAGTGTTCAAAGCCCACGGCAGAAGAAAGCCACGGGTTGTAGAAGAATACATCCAGGTAGCCGTCGCAAACGAGTACGCCGTCTTTGTTGCGCGGGTAAATGCGGTACGGGCGAGTCGTGTCGATATCGGTGTTGCTGCAGCCGGTCCATTCGGTATCACCCAGCTTGCGGAACTTGTCGGCCTGCGTGGGTGAAAGAATCGTGTACTTGATACCGGCCTTGATGAGTTCCACCACCGTCTCGAAGTTGATGGCGGTTTCGGCGAGCCACATGGCTTCGGGCATGCGGCCAAAGTGGAACTTAAAATCTTCGATGCCCCAGCGGATCTGCGTCTTTTTGTCTTCGGCAGATGCGAGCGGCATAATGATGTGGTTGTACACCTGCGCAATGGCGTTACCATGACCATTTAGGCGTTCGGCGCTTCGCTTGTCGGCTTCTTGAATGCGCTTGTAGGTGTCGGGCGCGTTCGTGCGAATCCAACCCATGAGAGTCGGACCCATGTTGAAGCTCATAAAATCGTAGTTGTTGACAATATCGACAATACGTCCGTTCGGGCTCAAAATACGGCTGGCGGAATTCGGACTATAACATTCACTTGCAATACGGTCGTTCCAGTCGTGGAAAGGGCGTGCGCTCGGCTGATTCTCGATAACGCCCGTCCAAGGATTTTCACGAGGCGGCTGGTAAAAGTGACCGTGGATCGTAAAATAAAGGGGGTGCTTCTTTTCCATGTTAACAAATATAAAAAATAGTGAGCGGTAGGCAGTTGACAGTAGACAGAAGGACTCGCCTGAGCGAGTCCTTGTTTGTGGAAAATTGGGAATATTTTTTGCTTCGCCTACTTCACCCTGATTCTCTGCGCGTAGCCTGCGGTGCCGTTTTTGGCGCGTACGATGTAGTTGCCGCTGGCGATGCCTTCGAGGCTGAATTGCAGGGAACCTGCGGGCAGGTTGCCCTTGGCGAGGCTTGCTACTTTGTGTCCGAGCATGTCAAAGAGCGCGATGCTTGTGTGGCCTGCTTGCGGAATGGTGATGTTCAGGTTGTTGCCTTGCAGCGTGATGCTTAATTTATTTGAAATTCGGTTGAATGCGCTTGTGGTAACTTCGGCGATGTATTTGTCCCAGCCGGGCATGTTGTCGAGAGCGATAATGCGTTCGTCGTCCAGGTTTCGCTTCCACATGTCGGCAGGAGTCTTTTCCAAGAAGTTTCCGCTCCAGGTCTGGCTCCAAGTCATCCAGTAGCTCCAATAAGCCTTGTCTTCGGCAATGCTGTCGATGTCCGGAATAGCGCCGTTTTCGCTCAAGGCAATCATCTTGCTTGTGCCCACGTCGCTCACAATCTTGTTGTAGTAATTGGCGGCAGAGTTGTGGTCGTTCAGCGGGTCGTAAATGTCAACAGCGACAATGTCCACGTATTCATCGCCCGGGTACCAGGCTGCATTCAGTGCGCTGTAGTCGTAACCGAATTTCGGGTCGGTATTGATGTTCCAGACCCAAATCAAGTTGTTGAGCTTGTTGGTTTCGACCATGCGCTTGAATACCAAGCGGTACAGCTGTACATAGCATTCGGCGCTTGCGGTACCCCACCAGAACCAGCCACCGCTGGCCTCATGCAAGGGGCGCCATACGACGGCAATTCCCTTGTCTTGCAGTTGCTTGAAGTAGCCCGAGACAATGTCCACGTCGGCGACGATGTCCTTGTATTCCTGTGAGGTTTCATCAATTTCTTGGCACTTGTCGCCCTTGAAAGCCTTGGTGTAGTTAAAGCAGGTATTTGTGTTCGAAGTGCCCATGACGCCTTCGGTGCAGCCGGGGTTGTTAAAGCCTGCGGGAGTGCCCTGCGTGTAGAATACGGTGTCTTCGCCCACCTTCCAGTGCCAGGTATAAGTCGGAATGCCGCCCATTTTCCACAGGTCTTCGGTCATGAACAGGTTGTTTTCGGTGTAGCCCTTGAACCAGCCTTCTTCGTGGTGGCCGCCTGCGGCAAACAGCATGTCGAAGCCGCCAATAGCGGGGTAGTGGCCGCTACGCTTGTAGAATTCGGCGATGTCGGTCTGGCCCTTCCACGAGACTTCTTCGTCGCTGAACTTGCAAGAGTCTGCGGGCGTGCATTCGCCGGGGCCCAAGAGTTTCATGTCGCCATAATTGTAGTTGAAATTCTGGTCGCTAATCATCATGCCGCTAATGGTCTTTTTGCCGAAGTTCTCGCGCAGGAAACTATAGAGCTTCTGGGCGCTTTCGCTTGCGTTCGGCGTGACTGGTGCAGTTCCGATGTTGAATGTCGGGTCGGGGTGGCGTTCTATGGTAATGTAGTCCACGCCAAGAGCCTGGTTACCCACGGTAATTTTGTTTTCGCCGGCCTTCATTTTGGCCGATGCCGAAACCACGTAGCTCGAATCGCAGTTGCGCGGGGTGGTAAGCATGGAACCTACATCCACACCGTTGACCGCGATTTTAGAGGTGGTCCAGTCGTATTGCTTGATTAAAACCTTGGTGGTAATATCGTAGACGGCGGTTTCTTCAACCTTGACGGTGAACGTGATGCCGCTAGGGTCTGCGGTCTTTGCGTATTTTCCGCCCGAAAATTCGGCGCCTTCGGCAACGCTTGCGCCAGGCAAATCTTCGGCTTCGTACATGGTGGGGGCTGCAAAAGCAGACACCATAGAGAATGCGGACAGCGCCGCGAGTAATTTACATCCCATACAACACTCCTTAATTTATGCCTTAAATATACCTTCGAATGGCCGCGATTTTCATTTTGAAAGCAAAAAAGCGGAAAAGATGTTGTCTTTTCCGCAATAGCCTAAAAGGCGTTTTTTAGTGAAATTTGCTTATTTTAGCGTAATTTTGTGGTTTTGAGTCAAACTGTTCGCCTGGATACGCACTAGGTACGGTCCGCGGGCGAGGCGAGAAAGCGCAATCGTGCCGTTTTGGCTCATCTTTTTCGCGAGCACGCGGTTTCCTTGCAAATCATAAATCGAGACTTGTGCCGTTGAGGCGTTCAAGTTTACCTGCAAATCGCGACCGACAAGCTGGATTGTAGAGGCTGCTTTCTTGGCGGAGGCGATCACGGTCGTCTGCATTTCGTACTTGTTCCAGCCGGGCATGTCTTCGAGCGTCAATGTGTATTCGTTGTTCATGACGGTCTTCCAGCTTTCAGCATTGTTGTCGTTTGCCCAGCCTTCCATGGCGTAGTCACCGTACCACGGCATGAACCAACTCCAGTTGGCGCCATCGGCCTTCATTTCATCGGGGTAGGGCACGGAGCCGTTTTCAGATAGTGTGACGATTTTCTTGGCACCGTACGTATCCTTGACTTTTTCGAAAGAGCTAATGAGCGAGGCGTGATTTGATTCGCGCGGGTAGTAGTAATAGTCGCGACCCACCACGTCTACGTATTCGTCGCCGGGATACCAATCCAGTGCATCGGGCGCTTCGTCAGTGGTCCAAACCCAAATCAAGTTATGCAGACCTTTCTTGTTCACAAAGGTGTCGAACATGAGTTTGTACAGGGCTACGCAGGCTTTGGCGCCGTCGGTGCCCCACCAGAACCATTTGCCGCTTGCTTCGTGAAGCGGACGCCACAGCACGGCTACGCCTTCTTTCTGGAGCGTGAGCAGGGAATCGGCGATCATTTCCATGTCGCGCATAATGGCCTTGTATTCGTCGCTGTCGGTTTTCCACTTGCCGGTAGTGGTGTCGTAAGCGAGGCCGATGCTAAATTCGGTGTAGGGATCGTTTCCGCTCGATTGTGTGTAGAATGCTTCTACGGTGTGCATCGGGTCTTTCCAATGCCAGTTGAATTGCGGAATGCCACCCTTCTTCCATACGGTCTTTGCCATTTCTAAGGAAGCATGCGTGTAACCCTGATACCATTGTTGATCGGAATTCTTGCCGGAGGAATGCAAGAAGTCAAAACCGACGAGAACCACGTTCTTGCCGCTTGCCTTGTTGATGTAGCTGAGTTCGGTCTGGGTGTCAAAATCTTGCGGGGTGTATTTGCCGTCGTTTTCGAAGGGGCGTTCGGTCATCACGCCGCTAATGACTTTCTTGCCGAAGTTCGTGTACAAGAAGTTGTAGAGCTTCTGGGCGCTTTCGGTGGGCTCCGGAGTGACGGGCTTGGGGCTGATGTTCCAAGGTGTCGCTTCGAATTCGGTGATTTCGATATAGTCAATGCCGACCCATCCCCAGGAATGCGTAATCCCGATGGTGTTTTCACCTTTTTTCAGCTTGATTTTTCCTGCAGCTTTAAGCGTCGTGAATTCATCGGCAGAGCCGAAGGTGATTTGGCCGGCGGAGCTTCCGTTCAAAGTCAAATTTTGAGTCTTGTTGCCGCGATCGGTAGGGAGCTTGTAGTTCACATACAGCGTGTAGTAACCGTCGCTAGGCATGTCTACGGAGAACGCAAGATCGCCTTCACCCATTTCGACGTACTTGCCGCCCGAAGCGTTTGCGTCTGCAACGGTTTCAAGTTTGTGGTCGTCGGCGGGTACAGCGGCTTCGGCCTCAACGCGAATGGCTGCGGCCATGGAGTAGGTCGATAAAGCGAGTGCTGATGCGGTTAAAAAATGATAGGTGTTCATACAACCTCCGGTTCTTTTTAAAATAATTTAATTTTCCCGGTTTGAAAATTTTGTAGCCTAAAAAAAGTGTTCTGAAAAGAAGAATCCCCGCGGCAAACTTGCGTCGACCACGGGGATTCAGGAGTCATGAAGAGAAACTTACTTGATTAAGACCGGCTGAGTGGCAGCGAGGCCTGCGCCCTTGACGCGTACGATGTAGCGGCCCTTGGGCATATCGGCGAGGCTGAATGCGCTGGTGCCTGCGGCGAGGTTACCCTTGTAGAGCGTTGCCACGCGCTTGCCGTTCATGCCGAACACTTCGACAGCGACCATGCCAGCCTTGGCGGTGGTGAGCGAGACGGTCTTACCCGAGATGGCGAGCTTGGCGGAGGCGCTAGCCTTGGCGACTACCGGCTTGATGGCGGCAGGTGCGCCCGTTTCGTCGACGAGTTCAATCTTTGCGATATGACCCTTGCTCTGATCGGCGGCGGTGAAGAGTTCGGTCTTCTTGTCGAATGCGGAAATCACCTTGCCGTTGTCGGCGACGAGTTCATCGAAAATCACGGTTCCTTCGAAGCCTACTGCTGCAACCATGAGCGTTACAGAGAAGAGGTTGTCGAGGTCAATCGGATGTTCCACCTTGTCGTCGTCTTCGTACTTGGTAATGTCAAATTCGCAAGTAGCGGAGGCTCCGTCGTTGATCCAGCAGCCGGTGGAGGTAGACATTTCCCACGTCCAACCGTCATCTGCCATACCGTTGCGGACAAAGGCGAGACCAACCCAGATGCCATTGTCTGCACCGCCGGAACCGTTATTCGTAATCTTCAAGGAAACTGTCGTTGCGCCAGTGAGGTTCGGAACCTTTTTGAGTTCGATGTTTGCACCGCTGTCGTTCAAGGCAGTGTAGGTCACGGCCATCATCAGGTTCTTGTAGTCTTCAGGAGTAGCTTCGCCGGCACCGTACTTGGCATTTTCAGTCGAAGTCGGGCAAGCCTTTGTTGCAGAGGCTGCTTCGCTATAGTTGTCCCAACCCGGCATTTCGTCGAGCGTGATGATTCGTTCGTCGGCGAGGTTCTTCTGCCATACGCTTGCGGCGGTTTGGCTCACGTAGCCTGCAGACCAGGAATCATACCACGGCATCCACCAGCTCCACGGAGCATTTTCTGCGTACATGTTGTCGACATCGGGAATCGGGCCGTTTTCGCTGAGGGCGATAATCTTGTTGGTGCCGCCCTTGTTGGCAAAGTCGATGAATGCAGCGCTGTTGCTCTGGTGATCGTTTGCCTTGTTGTAAATGTCAACGCTAAGAACGTCGTAGTAGGTTTCGCCCGGAGTCCAGGAAAGCTTGGAGGCGTCTTGCGGGTTAAAGTCCCAAATCAAGTTGTTCACGCCGTTCTTGAACACCATGCGTTCGTAGAGCAACTGGTAGAGGGCGATAAACTGCTTGCCCGTATTGATGCTCCACCAGAACCAGTTTCCGCCGGATTCATGCAACGGGCGGAAGATGGCGGCAACGCCTTCTTTCTGGAGGTCCAAGAAAATCTGGGAAACGTGGTCGATATCTCCGACAATTGCCTTGTAAGCGGCAGAAGTCGTATCCCAAGTGGTGGATCCCTTGATGAATGCTTCGGAGAAGTCGAATTCGGTGTAGGTGTCATGTGCTCCCTTCACGTAGAATTCAACTTCGTCACCCGGGCGCCAGTGCCACGTGAAGGCCGGGATGCCGCCCTTCTTCCAGGTGGTTTTTGCGATATCGATAGCCTTTTCGGTGTACTGCTGGAACCAGCCTTCGTCCTTGTTGGCGCCGGTTGCGTTCATGAGGTCTGCACCGATGAGTGCCGGGTACTTGCCGCCGGCCTTGAAAACTGCTTGCACGTCTTCGTGCTGGGTGGCGTCGCCAATGGTGTAGGCATCCATGTTGCCGGTCATTACGCCAGAAATGGTCTTCTTGCCAAAGTTGTTGACCAAGAAGTTGTAAAGCTTGATTGCAGACGGGGTGGCGTTCTTGGTAACGGGAGCGTTGCAAAGGGTGAATGCCTTGGCTTCGAATTCCTTGACTTCGATGTAGTCAACATCGATCCAGCCCCAGCTATTGGTAATGGCGATCGTGTTTGCGCCTGCTGCAAGTGTAAGGACGGTTTCGACATCGACAAACTTGCCTTTGTCTGTAACCGGGAAGGAAACCTGAGAGGTAGTACTGCCGACACCGACATAGTTGATCTTGTCGCCACCGTAATTGTTCATGTAGTGGACCACTACGCTGTATTGGCCGGCTTTCTCGACGGTAACAGCGGGGAACGTGATGTCGCCGCCGTTCATCTTGACGTACTTGCCGCCCGATGCTTCGGTATTGGAGGCGACAGCTGCGTCTTTGGTGAGTGTTCCGTCTTCGGCTTCGTATTGAGCAGCGCTTGCGGATGCTGCTGCGGCAAGGCCGAATGCGAGAAGGGTTTTAGTAAATTCCATAACAGACTCCTATATTGTCGTCTTGGAAAATAGTTTTTAAAAAACGCAAATCAAAGAATATTTTGAATTGTGTTGAATAAATCGTTGGGTAATTCTCAACAAAAAAATCCGCCAAAATGGCGGATTTCGTAGATTGCAGTTTACAAAAAACTTGCGTTTTTATAACTCGATGCCCATTTTTTCGTGGAAACGGAAGCCAAAATTGAATGTGCGTTCTTCACCAGGCGGGATCACAATGAGACCACGGTGGTGATTCAATGCATCGGGTTCCGTTGTCATGGGCTCGATAGCGATGCTCATGCGGTCAGGCGGCGTATAAATCTGGATGGCATTGTACTGTTCAACGCCGGCCTTTTGCCAAATGTCAAGCGTGTAACGGTTGCTTTCGAGCAAAACGTGAGCGTTGTTGATAAAGTCAGAGCCTACGGCCTGCAGTTGGGTGACGTCTTTTTCGAGGCAGAAACAGTCGTTGATGAATTCGTCGTTAATCTTGCGGCCGGATTCAAAACGGGTGTCTTCCTTGTATTCTCCGGTAGGAATATCGGCTTTGTCCAAAAGCGCCAAAGAGCATTTGGGCAGCTTCAGGTTCAAATTGTCGATTTTTTCACCCAACATAAAGTAGGGGTGCCAACCTTCGGAATAAGGCATGTCGGTGTTGCCGATGTTTTTAACGGTCGAGGTGATCGAAACGCTTTCGCCCGAGAAGGTAATGGTGTTCGTAGCGCGGAAGGGGAACGGGAAACCAGCAAATGCGCCCGGCCAATCGCAGGTGAATATGGCGGTGCAGCTGTCGTTTTCGCTTTCAAAGGAATCAAATTCCCATTCCTTATCCTGCAAGAATCCGTGCAGGGCATGGGGAGCCCAGCTTACGTTGTTCACAAGTTCGTAGGTCTTGCCCTGCCAAGTGAACTTGGCGAAGGCCGTGCGTCCCGGGAAGGGCGAGAGTCTGCAGCCCGCATTCGTGTCGGGAGAAATCTTACGGAGGGTCGCTTCGTCCCTATAGCCGTAAAGCAAGTCAAGCATGGTGGAGGTTCGGGCGTTTTGCGTATTTTCTACAGGGACACGCCAGGCATTCAAGCCGCTGCCGAAACCGTTCAAGATTTCAATTTCGGCGCCGTCGTCGCGTTGTAATACAAAACAGGGAATGGTGCCCAGGGGGCGGAAAATAAGCTTGAATTGACTCATAGGTTAATAAATGTACAATAAATCGGCACGAAATGCCCCGTTGCAACAATCAAATAAGAAAATATTAGAATACAATGTGACGATTTTCATACTTCTTTAAGCTTGAAAGCCACTTTTACTATCTTTGCCCCTATGGATTCCCAGACGATTGTTGCGCCGATGACGCCCATGGGCGTGAGTGCCGTGGCGGCCCTCCGCGTGAGTGGCTCCCGTGTGCGTGATGTCGTCGAGGGTTTGTTTGGCTCTAAGGCTGCTAAGGGGCTGGTACCCCGTATGGCGAATCTCGGTACCGCCCGTGACCCTAAATCGGGCAAGGTGCTCGATAGCCTCCTGTACATTTATTTTGAATCGCCTAATTCCTATACCGGCGAAGATGTGCTGGAACTTTACCCCCACGGAAACCCGCTGATTGTCCGTGACCTGTTGCAGACAATTCGCAGCATCGATGGTGTGCGCCTGGCCGAACCCGGCGAATACACCCGCCGCGCCTTTTTGAACGGCAAGATGGACCTGACCCAGGCCGAATCCGTGGCCGATGTGATTCACAGTGCGAACCGCGCGGAATTGGAAAACGCCCACCGCCTTTTGTCGGGTGCGCTTTCCAAGAAGATTGCGACGCTTTCTGCGCAGGTCAAAGATATTTCGGCCCGCCTCGAACTCGACGTAGACTTTGCCGAAGAAGAGGCCGACCCTGATTTTGCCGGCTGGGAAACGCGGTTTGTTTCAATCCGTGAATCGATCCAGCAAATTTTGAATAGCTTCCGCGGAAAGGCCGCCTTGAGCAGGCTCCCGCTGGCGGTTCTTTATGGCGCCCCCAATGCGGGCAAGTCGAGTTTGGTGAATGCTCTTCTCGGCGAAGACCGTGTGCTCGTGAGCAATGTCCCCGGTACGACTCGAGACTTTGTCGAGGTGCGTCTCTTCTTGGAAGGCGGCGAAATTCGCCTGGTTGATACCGCAGGTATCGCCGACAAGGCCATGGACGAACTCGATGCGCTCAGCATGAAAAAGTCCCGCGAGATTTTGGAAGAGGCGGACCTTAAGATTTTAGTTGTTGATGGGTCAGACGAGAGCGATCCTGTTGTCCAGCCTGATTTTATTGTCCACTCCAAGTGCGACTTGACCTCTTGTCATCCTGAGCACGCGAAGCGTGTCGAAGGATCTCTCCGTATCTCCTCCAAGACGGGCGAGGGACTAGCTGAACTCAAGGGTGTCATGAACGCGGCCTTGTTCAAGAAAAACGAGAATCAAGAAGATCTTTGGATTACCAGTGAACGAGAAAAGGCTTGCCTTGAAGAGGCTCTCGCTGGAGTCAATCGCGTGCTCAACTTGCTTAAGACAAATCCGGCGGTGGAGCTGCTTGCTTTTGAAATGCAGCTGGTGCGTCGTGCATTGCAGAGTATAACGGGCGAAATTTCGTCCGAAGACATTTTACAATCTATTTTCGCGGGGTTCTGCATTGGAAAGTAGTTATATCGGAGCTTTGCTTGCCATTTTCATGTTCGGCTCCTACATGGTGCCTCTTAAAAAATGGCCGAATTATTCCAGCTGGGCGTACCTTTCAATGATGACCTTGGGCGCGCTTTTGAGTGCGCTTGCGGTTGCGTTCTATACGGGGACTTTTAATGTACACCCGGTGGGCGTGCTTTGCGGTTTGATGTGGGTCGTGGGTGGCGCTTTCTGTTTTTGGGCGGTGCAGGCCGAAGCTGACCTTGCGGGCGCAGGCGTGCGTTCCATGGGCGTGAGCATTCTGGCTTCGTTCCTGTCGGGCGTGCTCCTGTTCGGTGAAGAGTCCAAGTTCGTTCTTTCGATTCCTGCTATCGCTTGTTTTCTGATTGGCCTTTCGCGCCTTTCGCCGTCGCATGGCGGTTCCGTATTCAAGAACTGGCGCTCTCTTTTGGGAGGTCTCGCTTTTGGTACGTACCTGATTCCGTACAAGCTTGCGGTCCAGTCGGGTCTCTCGATGACCGATGTCGAATTCCTCTGCCCGTTTACGATTGGTCTTTTCTTCGGTAGTCAGGCACTGATTGCAGTGCTTGAAATCCGTCGCAAAAAAATGTTTGAATACAAACTTGTGCCGAGTCTCGTCACCGTTTTGATGGGCGTGCTCTGGATGGTTGGTATGCATGGCTGCTTCTGGGCCATTGACGTGAACGGTGCGCTCGGTTACGCCATCGGTTACCCGCTTACGCAGCTGAACTTGCTGGTAAACCTCGGCTGGGGCGTCTTTGTTTTC is a genomic window containing:
- a CDS encoding GRP family sugar transporter; its protein translation is MESSYIGALLAIFMFGSYMVPLKKWPNYSSWAYLSMMTLGALLSALAVAFYTGTFNVHPVGVLCGLMWVVGGAFCFWAVQAEADLAGAGVRSMGVSILASFLSGVLLFGEESKFVLSIPAIACFLIGLSRLSPSHGGSVFKNWRSLLGGLAFGTYLIPYKLAVQSGLSMTDVEFLCPFTIGLFFGSQALIAVLEIRRKKMFEYKLVPSLVTVLMGVLWMVGMHGCFWAIDVNGALGYAIGYPLTQLNLLVNLGWGVFVFGEYKTARERIKLLLATFIILAGAVLLTLS